A genomic region of Dickeya solani IPO 2222 contains the following coding sequences:
- a CDS encoding NADH-quinone oxidoreductase subunit B family protein, whose amino-acid sequence MSMLPNGVDHYRTTPITLDEQAQQLKKTLLKDIQRSAYVYRVDCGGCNGCEIEIFSAITPLFDAERFGIKVVASPRHADILLFTGAVTRAMRSPALRAYESAPDPKICISYGACGCGGGIFHDLYCVWGGSDKIVPIDVYIPGCPPTPAATIYGFAVALGLLEQKLHGSDHQQAEHEQATLIHPAVPLDLRVRVEREARLMAGYRQGREISDRFLDLLENQPLEGFEHRVNRWLNQYDDPRLNEIVGHLLQIYHAMLRGEILS is encoded by the coding sequence ATGAGTATGCTGCCCAACGGGGTCGATCACTACCGTACTACCCCAATTACGCTCGACGAACAGGCCCAACAGCTGAAAAAGACGCTGCTGAAGGATATCCAGCGTTCCGCCTACGTCTACCGCGTGGATTGCGGCGGCTGCAACGGCTGCGAAATCGAGATCTTCTCCGCCATTACGCCGCTGTTCGACGCCGAACGCTTCGGCATCAAGGTGGTGGCGTCGCCGCGCCACGCCGACATTTTGCTGTTTACCGGCGCGGTGACCCGCGCCATGCGAAGCCCGGCGCTGCGCGCCTATGAGTCGGCGCCGGATCCGAAAATCTGCATCTCTTACGGCGCCTGCGGCTGCGGCGGCGGCATCTTCCACGACCTGTACTGCGTATGGGGCGGCAGCGACAAAATCGTGCCGATCGACGTCTACATCCCCGGCTGCCCGCCGACCCCGGCGGCGACGATTTACGGTTTTGCGGTAGCGTTGGGGCTGCTGGAACAGAAACTGCACGGCAGCGACCACCAGCAGGCCGAGCATGAACAAGCGACGCTGATTCATCCGGCAGTGCCGCTGGATTTGCGGGTGCGGGTAGAACGGGAAGCCCGTCTGATGGCGGGGTATCGTCAGGGGCGTGAAATCAGCGACCGTTTCCTCGATTTGCTGGAAAACCAGCCGCTGGAAGGCTTTGAACACCGCGTCAACCGTTGGCTCAACCAATATGACGACCCACGGCTGAACGAGATTGTCGGCCATCTGCTACAGATTTATCACGCTATGCTGCGCGGGGAGATCCTGTCATGA
- the hyfH gene encoding hydrogenase 4 subunit H: MIKLFKTILKAGNSTVKYPFAPLAVPAGFRGKPEYDPAQCIGCAACTMACPANALTMANDLDNGTRTWQLFLGRCIFCGRCEEVCPTRAIVLSQDFEMAVASKADLYQRATFQLLNCHVCQRPFAPQKEVEYAMALLAHAGVPENEVEARRHQFETCPDCKRKQNMNHQGNVRLSQHLPAPTTHKGNAQ, from the coding sequence ATGATTAAACTGTTCAAAACCATCCTCAAAGCGGGCAACAGCACGGTGAAATACCCGTTTGCGCCGCTGGCGGTACCCGCCGGATTTCGCGGCAAGCCGGAGTACGACCCGGCGCAGTGCATCGGCTGCGCCGCCTGTACCATGGCGTGCCCGGCCAATGCCCTGACGATGGCTAACGACCTGGACAACGGCACCCGTACCTGGCAGTTGTTCCTCGGCCGTTGCATCTTCTGCGGCCGCTGCGAGGAAGTGTGCCCGACCCGCGCCATCGTACTGTCGCAGGATTTCGAAATGGCGGTCGCCAGCAAGGCCGACCTGTATCAGCGCGCCACCTTCCAATTGCTGAACTGCCATGTCTGCCAGCGGCCGTTCGCGCCGCAGAAAGAGGTGGAGTACGCCATGGCGCTGCTGGCGCACGCCGGGGTGCCGGAAAACGAGGTGGAAGCGCGTCGCCATCAGTTCGAAACCTGTCCGGACTGCAAACGCAAACAGAATATGAACCATCAGGGCAACGTGCGGCTGAGCCAGCACCTGCCCGCCCCGACCACTCACAAGGGGAATGCGCAATGA
- a CDS encoding NADH-quinone oxidoreductase subunit C, with the protein MINSSAATSAENLGANYVAHVRQQFPTAILEEERQTANQLTLTVKLHQLPEVVEYLYYQHGGWLSVLFGNDERTLNGHFAIYYVLSMEQGEKCWVVVKALVNPTVPEFPSVTPRVPAAVWGEREVRDMYGLIPVGLPDERRLVLPDDWPDDLYPLRKDAMDYRQRPAPTRDDESYTFINEATRDTRVVPIGPLHITSDEPGHFRLFVDGEQIIDADYRLFYVHRGMEKLAETRMGYNEVTFLSDRVCGICGFTHSVAYTSSIENALGVVVPARAHTIRSILLEVERLHSHLLNIGLSSHFVGFDTGFMQFFRVREKSMQIAEMLTGARKTYGLNLIGGIRRDILKEDRLKTIKLIREMREEVTQLTDMLLNTANMAQRTQGVGVLNRQVARDYSPVGPMIRASGFQRDVRVDHPFAGYLDLPMELHHLDGGDVYSRVLVRVREVFTSLAMIEFGLDNMPDGPILNEHIHYQPHKFALGFTEAPRGEDIHWSMTGDNQKLFRWRCRAATYANWPVLRFMLRGNTVSDAPLIIGSLDPCYSCTDRVTLVDVRKKKVTTVPYKEIERYGLERTRSPLK; encoded by the coding sequence GTGATTAATTCATCCGCCGCGACCAGCGCTGAAAATTTAGGTGCTAATTATGTCGCCCATGTCAGACAACAGTTTCCGACGGCGATTCTGGAAGAGGAACGGCAAACCGCCAATCAGCTGACCCTCACCGTCAAACTGCATCAGCTGCCGGAGGTGGTGGAATACCTCTACTACCAGCACGGCGGCTGGCTGTCGGTATTGTTCGGCAATGACGAGCGCACCCTCAACGGCCATTTCGCCATCTACTATGTGCTGTCGATGGAACAAGGCGAGAAGTGCTGGGTGGTGGTGAAAGCGCTGGTCAACCCGACGGTGCCGGAGTTTCCGTCGGTGACGCCGCGCGTGCCCGCCGCCGTGTGGGGAGAGCGCGAGGTGCGCGACATGTACGGGCTGATCCCGGTCGGCCTGCCGGATGAACGCCGGCTGGTGCTGCCGGACGACTGGCCGGACGATCTCTATCCGCTGCGCAAAGACGCGATGGATTACCGTCAGCGCCCTGCCCCCACCCGCGACGACGAGTCCTACACCTTCATCAATGAGGCGACCCGCGACACCCGGGTGGTGCCGATCGGCCCGCTGCACATCACTTCCGACGAACCGGGTCACTTCCGGTTGTTTGTCGACGGTGAACAGATTATCGATGCCGACTACCGCCTGTTCTATGTCCATCGCGGCATGGAAAAACTGGCGGAAACCCGCATGGGCTACAACGAAGTGACATTTTTGTCCGACCGGGTGTGCGGTATCTGCGGTTTCACCCACAGCGTGGCCTACACCTCGTCCATCGAGAACGCCTTGGGCGTGGTGGTGCCGGCGCGCGCGCATACTATCCGCAGCATTCTGCTGGAGGTGGAACGCCTGCACAGTCACCTGTTGAATATCGGGCTGTCCAGCCACTTTGTCGGTTTCGACACCGGCTTCATGCAGTTCTTCCGGGTACGCGAAAAATCGATGCAGATCGCCGAGATGCTCACCGGTGCGCGCAAAACCTACGGTCTTAACCTGATCGGCGGCATCCGCCGCGACATCCTGAAAGAGGACCGGTTGAAGACCATCAAGCTGATCCGTGAAATGCGCGAAGAAGTCACGCAGTTGACCGATATGTTGCTCAACACCGCCAACATGGCGCAACGCACCCAGGGCGTCGGCGTGCTGAACCGTCAGGTGGCGCGTGACTACAGCCCGGTGGGACCGATGATTCGCGCCAGCGGTTTTCAACGCGACGTGCGCGTCGACCACCCGTTCGCCGGCTATCTGGACCTGCCGATGGAGTTGCATCATCTCGACGGCGGCGACGTTTACTCCCGCGTACTGGTGCGGGTGCGTGAGGTGTTCACCTCGCTGGCGATGATCGAGTTCGGGCTGGACAACATGCCGGACGGGCCGATTCTCAACGAGCATATCCATTATCAGCCGCACAAGTTCGCGCTGGGCTTTACCGAAGCGCCGCGCGGCGAAGACATCCACTGGAGCATGACCGGCGACAACCAGAAGCTGTTCCGCTGGCGCTGCCGCGCCGCTACCTACGCCAACTGGCCGGTGCTGCGCTTTATGCTGCGCGGCAACACGGTGTCGGACGCGCCGCTGATCATCGGCAGCCTCGACCCCTGCTATTCCTGTACCGACCGCGTCACGCTGGTGGATGTCCGCAAGAAGAAAGTCACCACCGTGCCGTACAAAGAGATCGAGCGCTACGGACTGGAACGCACCCGTTCGCCGCTGAAATGA
- a CDS encoding hydrogenase 4 subunit F, whose protein sequence is MTTLDLFSLLLGVPFVVALLAFACRFTGTAARGLVSLIHLLGISALLLLALLAVWTVYQQGELLAAHRWLHLDSLSALFLAILGVIGFLTGLYSMGYMRHEVDGGEISVTTLCHYYGFFHLFLFTMLLVITSNNLILMWAAIEATTLSSAFLVGLYGQRSSLEAAWKYIIICTVGVAFGLYGTVLVYANAANVMAEPGNAIFWTEVLQHAGELDSTLMHLAFIFILIGFGTKTGLFPMHAWLPDAHSEAPSPTSALLSAVLLNCALLVIVRYTILISAAIGPEFPQRLLLVFGLLSVAVAAFLILVQRDMKRLLAYSSVENMGLIAVALGIGGPLGILAALLHTLNHSLAKTLLFCGSGNVLLKYGTRDMDAVKGILRVAPVTGALLAGGALALGGMPPFNIFLSEFMTVTAGIHAGHLALVLVLLALLTVVLAGLVRMIATSVLGSQPEAVSKGELGWLTTAPMLILLVLMLVMGTRIPQPVIHLLEQATAIVLNGNHAGEPTPPSLGWPSLSARANTPGTTTLSTITLGTTTLGTTTPDTAPASSLTPSRQEMYRD, encoded by the coding sequence ATGACGACTTTGGATCTTTTTTCCCTGCTGCTGGGCGTGCCGTTTGTCGTCGCCCTGCTGGCGTTCGCCTGCCGCTTTACCGGCACGGCGGCGCGCGGGCTGGTGAGCCTGATTCATCTGCTCGGTATCAGCGCGCTGCTGCTACTGGCGTTGCTGGCAGTATGGACGGTGTACCAACAGGGCGAACTGCTGGCGGCCCACCGCTGGCTGCATCTCGACAGCCTGAGCGCGCTGTTTCTGGCTATTCTCGGGGTGATTGGCTTTCTCACCGGCCTCTACTCGATGGGGTATATGCGTCACGAGGTGGACGGCGGCGAGATCAGCGTCACCACGCTGTGCCACTACTACGGCTTCTTCCATCTGTTTCTGTTCACCATGTTGTTGGTGATCACCAGCAACAACCTGATCCTGATGTGGGCGGCGATTGAAGCCACCACGCTAAGTTCGGCGTTTCTGGTGGGCCTGTACGGCCAGCGCTCGTCGCTGGAAGCCGCGTGGAAATACATCATCATCTGCACCGTCGGCGTCGCTTTCGGCCTGTACGGCACGGTATTGGTGTACGCCAACGCCGCCAACGTCATGGCGGAGCCGGGCAACGCCATTTTCTGGACCGAGGTGCTGCAACACGCCGGCGAACTGGACAGTACGCTGATGCATCTGGCGTTCATCTTTATTCTGATCGGGTTTGGCACCAAAACCGGCCTGTTCCCGATGCACGCCTGGCTGCCGGACGCCCACAGCGAGGCGCCCAGCCCCACCAGCGCCCTGCTCTCCGCCGTGCTGCTCAACTGCGCGCTGCTGGTGATCGTGCGCTACACCATCCTGATCAGCGCTGCCATCGGCCCGGAATTTCCGCAACGGCTGTTGTTGGTGTTCGGTTTGCTGTCGGTGGCCGTCGCCGCGTTCCTGATTTTGGTACAGCGCGACATGAAACGCCTGCTGGCCTACTCCAGCGTGGAAAACATGGGGCTGATCGCCGTGGCGCTCGGCATCGGCGGCCCGCTCGGCATTCTGGCGGCGCTGCTGCACACGCTGAATCACAGTCTGGCGAAAACCCTGCTGTTCTGCGGCTCCGGCAATGTACTGCTGAAATACGGCACTCGTGATATGGACGCGGTGAAAGGCATCCTGCGCGTCGCGCCGGTGACAGGCGCGCTGCTGGCCGGCGGCGCGCTGGCGCTCGGCGGTATGCCGCCGTTCAACATATTTCTGAGCGAATTCATGACGGTTACCGCCGGCATCCACGCCGGTCATTTAGCGCTGGTGCTGGTGTTGCTGGCGCTGTTGACCGTGGTACTGGCCGGGCTGGTGCGAATGATCGCCACCAGCGTGCTGGGCAGCCAGCCGGAAGCGGTCAGCAAGGGCGAGCTGGGTTGGCTGACCACCGCGCCGATGCTGATTTTACTGGTGTTGATGCTGGTGATGGGCACCCGCATTCCGCAGCCGGTCATCCATTTGCTGGAGCAGGCCACCGCGATTGTTTTAAACGGCAACCATGCCGGCGAGCCAACGCCGCCGAGTCTGGGCTGGCCGTCGCTGAGCGCCCGCGCCAACACGCCGGGTACGACTACTCTGAGTACCATCACTCTGGGTACCACCACTCTGGGTACTACCACGCCGGACACCGCGCCTGCTTCATCGTTAACCCCTTCCCGTCAGGAGATGTACCGTGATTAA
- the hyfE gene encoding hydrogenase 4 membrane subunit, which translates to MTGSLLVNNLAGLLIITSLLVIAARKPTVSAALYALQSLVLVLIFVALGGLLGSHELYLWSLTAFITKVVMVPAIMSFAFCRLADPKADGGVIGTATLILIATLIVLLSYFAVAPVKLPMVNDLKPVLAVSLGHFLIGLLCIVSQRNILKQVFGYCLMENGAHLTLALLAYRAPELVEIGIATDAIFAVIVMALMARKIHRTLHTLDVQQLTALKG; encoded by the coding sequence ATGACTGGTTCTCTTCTTGTCAACAATCTGGCTGGTCTGCTGATCATCACCTCGCTGTTGGTGATCGCCGCCAGAAAACCCACAGTGTCCGCCGCGCTGTACGCGTTGCAGTCGCTGGTGCTGGTGCTGATCTTTGTGGCGCTGGGCGGGTTGCTCGGCTCCCACGAGCTGTATCTGTGGTCGCTGACCGCCTTCATCACCAAGGTGGTGATGGTACCCGCCATCATGAGCTTCGCCTTCTGCCGGCTGGCTGACCCGAAAGCCGACGGCGGCGTAATCGGCACCGCGACCCTGATACTGATCGCCACCCTGATTGTGTTGCTGAGCTACTTTGCCGTCGCACCGGTGAAACTGCCGATGGTTAACGACCTTAAACCGGTACTGGCGGTGTCGCTCGGCCACTTCCTGATCGGCCTGCTGTGCATCGTCAGCCAGCGCAACATCCTCAAACAGGTATTCGGCTACTGCCTGATGGAAAACGGCGCCCACCTGACGCTGGCGCTGCTGGCCTACCGCGCGCCGGAGCTGGTGGAGATCGGCATCGCCACCGACGCCATCTTCGCCGTCATCGTGATGGCGCTGATGGCGCGCAAAATCCACCGCACGCTGCACACGTTGGATGTTCAGCAACTGACCGCGCTGAAAGGATAA